The sequence CTGGTGTTTCAGCTGTCCTGCACAGGGTTTTATAAATAACAGGgaaatttcacatttaaaaaaatatagatttcTGGCCTCTCTTGAAAAGTTTAGAACAGGGCCCGCATTCCCTCCCGGCCAGGAGCGGCTTCATTTTCCTACAGTCCCCGCTTGGGTTATCTGTTAGTTCACCTCTATTAAGGTCCGGACTGGCTCCTGCCAGATCCCTGGTTTCACTGGGGTTCCCGGAGGCGTTCCCCTCCACGGCCACCAGGGGGCAGCGCAGGCCAGCGGCGGTGCGGGCTCCAGGCTGGTACACGGCGGAGCGGTGGAGGGGACGGATGGTACCTCCTCCGACGCCCCGAGGAAGACCGGGGCTGGGGCGGGGAGCCCGGCCCCGCGGACTCTCAGGACGCTGCCCTTCCAGGTGATCGTGTACGAAATGGAGAACTTCCAGGGCAAGCGGTGCGAGCTCTCGGCCGAGTGCCCCAACCTGACGGACAGCCTGCTGGAGAAGGTGGGCTCCATCCAAGTGGAGTCGGGGCCGTGAGTACCGcgacccccagcccctcctcacaGCCCTGAGCCTTCCGGGGGGGCGGGAGGTCGGGTTCCAGCTCTAGATCTGCTGCGGGAACTTAGGCACCTCCCTTCccatctctggcctcagttttcccatctgtaaaatgaggcggTTGAACTGCGGTTCTCTTAGAATCCTTCTAGTTCTGGATCTACGTGGTGAGTAGCAGGAGAGCAGAAGACCACCCAGCGCCTGGCTCAGTGTCTGCCAAGTGGGGTTTAATCATTACGATTTTAATAATTATGACATCTGAAACTTAACATGCACTCCATCACTGAAACCTCACAACTGCCCTGGGAGAGAGCTGCCATTCTCATCCccctttgacagatgaggaaactgaggccaaagtGGTTAAGTGACCCATCCGTGTCTACACGACAAGCAGATGTCCTTACTGGGTTCTGAATTCTTGCCTTGGGAGTGGAAGTCCAGGCTCTGGCACTAACCAGCTGGGTGGTCCTGGGTGAGGGTcaccctctgggcctctgttttctcatctgtcaaatggggataacgATGGCACATACTTCAGAGAGCGTTTCTGTGAAAATGAATGGAATGAtgcacattaataataataagtagaagaagaagaagagttgTCTATGGAGTACCTACTGCGTGCCTACTGCGTGCGAACTTTTCTGAGCATCATACTCAGGGGCCACATGAAATAGACTCTCAATACTGTTTCCCAGGATGGTTTGCTGGCTCAGAGCCTCCGCTCCCAGTTTGTCCTAGTAGCTCCTTCAATAACAGGACCAGGGACCAGTAGAGGGGTTGGCAGGAGGGCGCAAGGTCGAAGGGCAGCAGCTCTGGGTCAGGCCTCCGCTCCTCCCTCAGCAGCAGCACAGGTGACCcaggcctccctcctcccacaggTGGCTGGCGTTCGAGTGCAGGGCCTTCCGTGGGGAGCAGTTCGTCCTGGAGAAGGGGGATTACCCTCGCTGGGACGCCTGGTCCAACAGTCACCACAGTGACAGCCTCCTGTCCCTCCGGCCTCTGCACATTGTGAGTACAGCTGCCGCCCACTCCAGGGAGCTCGCAGAAGCAGGACGGGCTGGGAGCTGGTCAGGCAAGCTCGTTTGACAAGCTCGGCCGGGGGCTTGGCGGGTCTGGGGGCCCGGGAAGGGCCCTCATCGTTTCTGACCTGAATGATGGTGTAGGACACAAAGACGTTGGCTATCGAACGGTCCCTGGGCTGGCGATCCAGACCTAGGACTCACATCGTGAATTAGCCAGCACGGCGCCGCCACTCCCCTCTGTAACCCTCCTAAGACTGTGAACCACACGGTCCGGTCTCAGATCAGTGATGCAGTCAAAGAAGTATGTTCTGGAAAATAGCTTCGGAAAGTGACTGCAAGACAGCTGCAGTTCTTCCCTTGTGTTTCTCAAACTCCTGAGAGGGACTCGGTCCACAGGGACACGGTAAAATGTCACCCTCCTCTCCCACCTACTTCACTCCCCCTCGGCGGCTGCTCAGCCCCTTCTCCTTGTCCCAGTAAGTGATGCTCCTTACAGGGCGGTGGGAGGGGCAGCTGGGAGACCAAATCAGAATCTGGTTTAGTAAAGAGGGAACGCACCTACATTAATAATTTGATCTCCTTCCACCCTCTCTgcgcctcggtttccccatctgctaAATGATGGAGTTGAACGAGACCTGAGAGGCCCCTCTGGTTTCGTGGCTCCCTGGCTCTAGGATTCTGAAGGAGACCAGCTCTGGAGGGAcctcccaggcccccagccctcctGCATTTGTGGTGGAGGAATCTCATgaatcccctcccccagcagcgGGCTTGGGGATGGGCATTATTTTGTGGTGACTTGATTCTCTCCCACATCTGGAGCCTCCTGGACCCCTGTTCTGGGTCTGGGAGCAGCCGGTTCACCCCGTGGTCTTGCCCCCAGGATGGTCCGGACCACAAGCTGCATCTGTTTGAAAACCCCGCTTTCAGTGGCCGCAAGATGGAGATAGTGGACGACGACGTGCCCAGCCTCTGGGCCCATGGCTTCCAGGACCGTGTGGCGAGCATCCGGGCCATCAACGGGACGTAAGGGACCCAGCCCCGCtcttcccctgccctgtcctcTGGTCAGTCATGCCCCTGGCTCCAAACAGAATCCCTGTTCACTGTTGCCTGGAGAGCTGACGTCTCTGCTCCTCCGGGTCTGGAGCCCCTCATTCGAGTCAGCTGCTCCCACACCATCCTCGCTCAGAGCCCTGCTCTAGAGCCCCCATGACGTGAATGTTCCATTGCCTGCACTCCTGTACCACTGGATTTCCAGGAAGCCTTGACTTATAgaaagtgttattttattttttcatcaagTGGAATCTGTCCCCCCACCTATCCTCATCAGTCTTCACTCCTTTTCTGAGCATCCTCAGACCCTTGAATGgattctcacattttttttttcctcttcacaaTCCTTGTCCTTCTTACCAGGGGAAGAAGTGACATAGTCGTTCTCTAGGTGTGACCTGAGTAGTACATAGGCGAGCAGGCTCATCACCTCCCTCCTTCTACGCTTTATATCTCTGTTAATGCAATCTTAGGACCACCTTCCCTTTGTGGATGACCACATCTCATTTGTGGGCTTGTGATCTGGGGTTCGGTCCTGAAAGATGCCACCTCCCCTGATAATAATTTATTTGAcaactatttactgagcatctactatgtgcaggGTATGGGGGCAAGAAGAATTACACAGCCTCTGCCCTCAAGAATTTCAGTCTGATAGGGAGACAGCAAGGAAACAGGTGTTCACAATTCATGATGATCAGGACTGTGATGGGGGATGCTCTGGGAGTCCCAGCGAGGCACAGGGAATCAGGAAGGGCTTTCTGGAGGAGGAGACATCCGAATTGAGATATAAAAGATGCAAATGAAAGAGGGGGAAGGATAAGGATGAGGCAAGGAagagtgctccaggcagagggaacagcatgtgtaaaGGCTCAGAGGCATGCAGGTTCAAGGAAAGCAGAATAAGAGAGGCTGGAGTACAGGGTGTGAAGAAGGAGTGTTGAGAGATGAGGCTAGACACGTTCCGTGAAGGATCCTGTGAGCCGGGTAGGGAGTTTGAATTCATCCcgagggcactggggagccaggGGGGAATCGAGGCAGGTGGAGAGCACGGGCAGATGCTGGCTATAAAAGGCTCGGTCTGGCTGGAGGCCGAGGCGGGAGGCCGGCCGTCGGCGCCCCAAGCCCGGTGTCCCCGCAGGTGGGTTGGCTACGAGTTCCCCGGCTACCGCGGGCGCCAGTACGTGCTGGAGCGCGGCGAGTACCGCCACTGGAACGACTGGGACGCCAGCCAGCCGCAGCTGCAGTCCGTGCGCCGCATCCGCGACCAGAAGTGGCACAAGCGGGGCTGCTTCCTCAGCAGCTGAAGGCCGCCCGGGCCCCGGCGCCCCAGGCCCGCCCCCGGGGGCGGCAAGGGCAAGGAGAGGAGGCTGCAGGGCCGGGCTGAGGCCCGCCCGTCCACCCTTCCCCGGAACCCGCAATAAAGCCTGGGGCCGGTCCCCCACCCGCCATGTTCCTCTGCGGCACTTCTTGAGGGGCCGGGCCTGGGGTGGAGCCGGGGGAGGGGCAGGCTGAGGGAGGCGGGGCTTGGGGGTTCTGAGACCCCCGAGGGAGGGCTGCGAGCTGTGCTCATACTCTAGGCTCTAGTCCTTTCAGGCAGAACCACACGTACATCCTGCTCTGATCTGGTGcctgtctgcctgtctgtctccaTCTGTCTGTCAgtctgttcatccatccatccatccactcttcctaacttccttccttccatccatccatccatctatgcaTCCACCcatcctcccacccacccacccatccacccatccatccatccacccacccatccatccacccacccatccatctacccatccatccatccatccatccatctacgcatccacccatccacccacccacccatccacccatccacccatccacccattcacccacccatccatccatccacccatccatccatccgcccacccatccatccgcccacccatccatccgcccacccatccatccatccacccacccacccattcacccatccatccatccacccacccatccatccatccacccacccatccatccacccacccatccatccatccacccactcttccttccttccttccttccttccttccttccttccttccttccttccttccttccatccaactatgcatccacccatccacccacccatccacccaccgacctacccatccacccatccatccatccacccatccatccatccatccctccatccatctatccctcccccttccctccctcctaaaatccatccatccacccatccacccacccatccacccacgcATCCACCCacgcatccatccatccgtccatgcatctatccatccattcctccctcccttctaaaatgcatgcatccatccatgtATCCATGCATCCATCTACCTCTCCtaaaatccatccatccatccatccatctttccacccactcacccatttttccttccttccttccttgcttccttccttccttccgttcatccatcc is a genomic window of Diceros bicornis minor isolate mBicDic1 chromosome 35, mDicBic1.mat.cur, whole genome shotgun sequence containing:
- the CRYBB3 gene encoding beta-crystallin B3, yielding MAEQHGTPEQATAGKSHGGLVGNYKVIVYEMENFQGKRCELSAECPNLTDSLLEKVGSIQVESGPWLAFECRAFRGEQFVLEKGDYPRWDAWSNSHHSDSLLSLRPLHIDGPDHKLHLFENPAFSGRKMEIVDDDVPSLWAHGFQDRVASIRAINGTWVGYEFPGYRGRQYVLERGEYRHWNDWDASQPQLQSVRRIRDQKWHKRGCFLSS